In one window of Poriferisphaera corsica DNA:
- the nuoL gene encoding NADH-quinone oxidoreductase subunit L: protein MTTFELAKFIPWFPAVGVILCLICCTKPALRKLAGPICVLSILTSFIVTCLAYKSVPGVVGTTVDENTKFAVLNLFDWIHVGNFKANFSYFFDPLTIIMLFVVTGIGTLIATYAMGYMHGERGYARFFAAVALFIFSMTNLVMGDNLLVLYLGWEGVGLCSYLLIGYYYDQPIAVEAAKKAFIVNRIGDLGFALGIFLTYLTFGSIEFNVIIPAAQELLANGSHAATALSEPVKAAIAQAQSVNPAYLTWIPFLLMLGAFGKSAQIPLFVWLPDAMAGPTPVSALVHAATMVTSGVYMVARLTPIFQLSEYALPAVALVGGITCIFAGTIALTNNDLKGVFAYSTVSQLGYMFIGVAVISVGGIFHLTTHAFFKALLFLTAGSVMHALAGNLDIRTMSGMRKKMPVTCWLMFFGCLALAGFPFTAGYYSKDLLLGDAILSGIKTSDPIAAKMFYIAGILGIITAFMTAFYTFRLWFKVFMGPYKYEMGTDAGHEPVDDMEVITDAVAKQHEQEHDHTHHHGPHEMPLWPMNLPLVPLALGSIILGALVVSGLGILDSKWFESMLENSTQFAASHIDHSEFAHHTHTTVAIISIILAVLGISLAAIFHWWKREWVAPLCKPITPIINILVNKYYIDELYELLIRRPLHTLGRVLFVFDDYVLANLVNFAGFVPRLVGYAVRPTQNGVLQNYGVGMVIGLAVVIIIAFYAWLGF, encoded by the coding sequence ATGACTACATTTGAACTCGCAAAATTCATCCCCTGGTTCCCCGCAGTCGGCGTCATCTTATGCCTCATCTGCTGCACCAAACCAGCACTCCGCAAACTCGCAGGCCCCATCTGCGTCCTCTCCATCCTCACCTCCTTCATCGTCACATGCCTCGCCTACAAAAGCGTCCCCGGCGTCGTAGGTACCACCGTCGACGAAAACACAAAGTTCGCCGTCCTCAACCTCTTTGACTGGATCCATGTTGGCAATTTTAAAGCCAACTTTTCCTACTTCTTCGATCCACTCACCATCATCATGCTCTTCGTCGTCACCGGCATCGGCACGCTCATCGCAACCTACGCCATGGGCTACATGCACGGTGAACGTGGCTACGCCCGCTTCTTCGCCGCTGTCGCACTCTTCATCTTCTCCATGACCAACCTCGTCATGGGCGACAACCTCCTCGTCCTCTACCTCGGCTGGGAAGGTGTTGGCCTCTGCTCATACCTCCTCATCGGCTACTACTACGACCAACCCATCGCCGTTGAAGCCGCCAAGAAAGCCTTCATCGTCAACCGTATCGGTGACCTCGGCTTCGCCCTCGGCATCTTCCTCACCTACCTCACCTTCGGCTCCATCGAATTCAACGTCATCATCCCCGCCGCTCAAGAACTCCTCGCCAACGGCTCACACGCAGCAACCGCTCTCTCAGAGCCCGTCAAAGCCGCCATTGCTCAAGCACAATCCGTCAACCCCGCATACCTCACTTGGATTCCATTCCTTCTTATGCTTGGCGCTTTCGGCAAATCAGCCCAAATCCCGTTATTCGTCTGGCTTCCAGACGCCATGGCCGGCCCAACACCTGTCTCCGCACTCGTCCACGCCGCAACCATGGTCACCTCCGGCGTCTACATGGTCGCCCGCCTCACACCAATTTTCCAACTCTCCGAATACGCACTACCAGCCGTCGCTCTCGTCGGCGGCATCACCTGCATCTTTGCAGGCACAATCGCTCTCACTAACAACGACCTTAAAGGTGTCTTCGCCTACTCCACCGTCTCCCAGCTCGGCTACATGTTCATCGGCGTAGCCGTCATCTCCGTCGGTGGCATCTTCCACCTCACAACACACGCTTTCTTCAAAGCACTCCTTTTCCTCACCGCTGGCTCTGTCATGCACGCACTCGCTGGCAATCTCGACATCCGCACCATGTCAGGCATGCGTAAGAAAATGCCCGTCACCTGCTGGCTCATGTTCTTCGGCTGCCTCGCCCTCGCAGGCTTCCCCTTCACCGCAGGCTACTACTCCAAAGACCTCCTCCTCGGCGACGCCATCCTCAGCGGTATCAAAACCAGCGACCCCATCGCCGCAAAGATGTTCTACATCGCAGGCATCCTCGGCATCATCACCGCTTTCATGACCGCCTTCTACACCTTCCGCCTCTGGTTCAAAGTCTTCATGGGCCCATACAAATATGAAATGGGCACCGACGCAGGCCACGAGCCCGTCGACGATATGGAAGTCATCACCGACGCTGTCGCTAAACAACACGAACAAGAACACGACCACACACACCATCACGGCCCGCATGAAATGCCACTCTGGCCGATGAACCTCCCACTCGTTCCCCTCGCCCTCGGCTCCATCATCCTCGGCGCACTCGTCGTCAGCGGCCTCGGCATCCTCGACTCTAAATGGTTCGAGTCCATGCTCGAAAACTCAACCCAGTTCGCAGCCTCACACATCGACCACTCCGAATTCGCTCATCACACTCATACCACCGTCGCCATCATCTCCATCATCCTCGCAGTCCTCGGCATATCCCTCGCCGCCATCTTCCACTGGTGGAAACGCGAATGGGTCGCACCACTCTGCAAGCCAATCACCCCGATCATCAACATCCTCGTCAACAAGTATTACATCGACGAACTCTACGAACTACTCATCCGCCGCCCACTCCACACACTCGGCCGCGTCCTCTTCGTCTTCGACGACTACGTACTCGCTAACCTCGTCAACTTCGCAGGCTTCGTCCCGCGACTCGTCGGCTACGCAGTACGACCCACGCAAAACGGCGTCCTACAAAACTACGGCGTCGGCATGGTCATCGGACTCGCTGTCGTCATCATCATCGCCTTCTACGCATGGCTCGGCTTCTAA
- a CDS encoding complex I subunit 4 family protein — MTIDQLLIPVMIIAPAIFAFALLMPGNVFDFKKNIVAFSLIGTLVSFVASLVLAYNFNWAPENPAMQFVDQIPWVPGFGLTFSWGIDSISLWLILLSTFLMPLIILGSYSAFQGREREFFFWMLILETAMLGTFVATDIIFFYICFEFTLIPLFFLIGIFGGSDRLRAARIFFLYTFTGSMLTFAAILYVAWNYSLTHNGAWTFNIAELYTAAQALPLQQQGLVLAGLLAGFAVKVPLFPVHTWLPLAHTEAPTAGSVILAGVLLKLGTYGILRFAIPMTPQAVIVFAPWIGALAVAGVLYAALVCWVQTDVKKLVAYSSVSHLGFCVLGLFAFDLDQLGSVGSVMYMVNHGLSTGALFLCIGMIYERFHTREMAKMSGLGRAMPVWSFFMVFFVASSVGLPGLNGFIGEFLTLIGSFTSPETLGWRFAAPAAAGMIFAAIYLLYMTGKVVWGPLKIPHVHGEPAGQKPKDLTAREIIVLTPIAIVCVWLGFNPNPMLKSLEAPIAKLSKPTIDLIESRKDTDEVKHAGTTTHPAPPILTTQPQAKAWESQTLISN, encoded by the coding sequence ATGACCATCGACCAACTGCTCATCCCAGTCATGATCATCGCACCCGCGATCTTCGCTTTCGCGCTGCTGATGCCCGGCAACGTCTTCGACTTCAAGAAGAACATCGTCGCCTTCTCTCTCATCGGCACGCTCGTTAGCTTTGTCGCTTCGCTCGTACTCGCATACAACTTCAACTGGGCACCAGAAAACCCAGCCATGCAGTTCGTCGACCAGATCCCCTGGGTCCCAGGCTTCGGCCTCACCTTCTCATGGGGCATCGACTCCATCTCTCTCTGGCTCATCCTCCTCTCAACATTCCTCATGCCCCTCATCATCCTCGGCTCATACTCCGCTTTCCAAGGCCGTGAACGCGAGTTCTTCTTCTGGATGCTCATCCTCGAAACCGCAATGCTCGGCACATTCGTCGCCACCGACATCATCTTCTTCTACATCTGCTTCGAATTTACACTCATCCCCCTCTTCTTCCTCATCGGCATCTTCGGCGGCAGCGACCGCCTCAGAGCCGCTCGCATCTTCTTCCTCTACACATTCACCGGCTCGATGCTGACCTTCGCAGCCATCCTCTATGTCGCATGGAACTACTCCCTCACACACAACGGTGCATGGACGTTCAACATCGCTGAACTCTACACCGCCGCACAAGCACTACCACTCCAACAGCAAGGCCTCGTCCTCGCAGGACTCCTCGCAGGCTTCGCCGTTAAAGTCCCGCTCTTCCCAGTCCACACCTGGCTCCCACTCGCTCACACCGAAGCCCCCACCGCAGGCTCCGTCATCCTCGCTGGTGTCCTGCTCAAGCTCGGCACCTACGGCATCCTTCGCTTTGCCATCCCCATGACACCACAAGCCGTCATCGTCTTCGCACCATGGATCGGCGCTCTCGCCGTCGCCGGCGTCCTCTATGCCGCACTCGTCTGCTGGGTACAAACCGACGTCAAAAAACTCGTCGCCTACTCTTCAGTCTCCCACCTCGGTTTCTGCGTCCTCGGCCTCTTCGCCTTTGACCTCGACCAACTCGGCTCCGTCGGCTCCGTCATGTACATGGTCAATCACGGACTCTCCACCGGTGCTCTCTTCCTTTGCATCGGCATGATCTACGAACGCTTCCACACACGTGAAATGGCTAAAATGTCCGGCCTCGGCCGCGCCATGCCCGTCTGGTCATTCTTCATGGTCTTCTTCGTCGCTTCCTCCGTCGGCCTCCCCGGCCTCAACGGATTCATCGGCGAATTCCTCACACTCATCGGCTCATTCACCTCACCCGAAACACTCGGCTGGCGCTTCGCTGCTCCCGCCGCAGCCGGCATGATCTTCGCCGCAATCTACCTCCTCTACATGACCGGCAAGGTCGTGTGGGGCCCACTCAAAATTCCACACGTTCACGGTGAACCAGCAGGCCAAAAACCAAAAGACCTCACCGCCCGTGAAATCATCGTCCTCACCCCCATCGCCATCGTCTGCGTCTGGCTCGGCTTCAACCCCAACCCAATGCTCAAATCACTCGAAGCGCCAATCGCAAAACTATCAAAACCAACCATTGACCTCATCGAAAGCCGCAAAGACACCGACGAGGTCAAACACGCTGGCACAACCACCCACCCTGCCCCCCCGATCCTCACCACCCAACCCCAGGCCAAAGCATGGGAATCACAAACCCTCATCAGCAACTAA
- a CDS encoding NADH-quinone oxidoreductase subunit N: protein MTTLTTLAQATSVDAINLSDHVNNLIPELILLIGGTICLITGLGRESGTRKFTAVIAAISLILAIAFIPEFSKLKAGLYEITDLRSFIKLAACGIGFLLILVSASVPDLLPQTQKAEEAKKFEPGNIYRGEYYAFFLFSIVGLMLTAGANDLVWLFLALELTSLPTYVMVATAKQNINAQEAAVKYFFLGALSSAIFLYGFALIYGATGYTDLAEIKNVIEAQYVANSGLSGMLLIGLIFSILGFCFKIAAFPMHYYAADVYQGASSAVTAFLAFVPKTAGFVALILILSTVGWNYGPDQNHLPQVIEMLLWVIAVITMFLGNVLGMIQTSVKRALAYSSIAHSGYIVVGLLAGAPAIAATAIAKYDGDTTLGLAIGDGIAAVMFYLVAYGLATVGSFAVLAALRKPNGEEIDSYADIAGLIKQHKVLASILALSVFSLLGMPPLIGFLGKIYIFGSAYKAGYVWLVIIAVVNSAISGAYYLRIANAAFFGKPAEGITYTKTPGRIAGALIGGVACLVLGLAGGFLVDTAGRAADQLPTEIKINDEQTAAYAPSLMTDTKGFSEIVTD from the coding sequence ATGACCACATTAACAACGCTCGCTCAGGCAACCTCGGTTGACGCGATCAATCTCTCTGATCATGTCAACAACCTCATCCCAGAGCTCATCCTCCTCATCGGCGGCACCATCTGCCTCATCACCGGCCTCGGTCGTGAATCTGGCACCCGTAAATTCACTGCCGTCATCGCAGCCATCTCACTCATACTCGCCATCGCGTTCATCCCCGAGTTCTCCAAACTCAAAGCCGGCCTATACGAAATCACCGACCTGCGAAGCTTCATCAAGCTCGCAGCTTGTGGCATCGGTTTCCTCCTCATCCTCGTCTCCGCATCCGTCCCCGACCTGCTCCCGCAAACTCAAAAAGCCGAAGAAGCCAAGAAGTTCGAACCCGGCAACATCTACCGCGGCGAATACTACGCATTCTTCCTCTTCTCAATCGTCGGACTCATGCTCACCGCAGGCGCAAACGACCTCGTTTGGCTCTTCCTCGCGCTCGAACTCACCTCACTCCCAACCTACGTCATGGTCGCTACAGCCAAACAGAACATCAACGCCCAGGAAGCAGCCGTGAAGTACTTCTTCCTTGGCGCTCTCTCCTCCGCCATCTTCCTGTATGGTTTCGCCCTCATCTACGGCGCCACCGGCTACACCGATCTCGCCGAAATTAAAAACGTCATCGAAGCGCAATACGTCGCAAACAGCGGCCTGTCCGGCATGCTCCTCATCGGACTCATCTTTTCCATCCTCGGCTTCTGCTTCAAAATCGCAGCATTCCCCATGCACTACTACGCCGCCGATGTGTATCAGGGGGCCTCATCAGCAGTTACAGCGTTTTTGGCATTTGTGCCAAAAACCGCAGGTTTCGTTGCCTTAATCCTCATTCTCTCAACGGTCGGCTGGAACTACGGGCCGGATCAGAATCACCTGCCGCAGGTCATTGAAATGCTGCTCTGGGTCATCGCAGTCATCACCATGTTCCTCGGCAACGTGCTCGGTATGATCCAGACATCCGTAAAACGTGCACTGGCATACTCTTCGATCGCACACTCCGGTTACATAGTCGTTGGCTTGCTCGCAGGCGCCCCCGCGATCGCCGCAACCGCCATCGCCAAGTACGACGGCGACACAACGCTCGGCCTCGCCATCGGTGACGGCATCGCTGCGGTCATGTTCTATCTCGTCGCATACGGCCTCGCGACCGTTGGCTCCTTCGCAGTGCTCGCCGCACTTCGCAAGCCAAATGGTGAAGAGATCGACAGTTATGCTGATATCGCAGGTTTGATTAAACAGCACAAAGTACTGGCATCCATCTTGGCATTGTCTGTATTTTCACTGCTTGGCATGCCACCTTTGATTGGCTTCTTAGGCAAGATTTACATCTTCGGCTCAGCCTACAAAGCGGGCTATGTGTGGCTGGTCATCATCGCGGTTGTAAACTCTGCAATTTCCGGTGCTTACTACCTTCGCATTGCGAATGCGGCGTTCTTCGGCAAGCCTGCTGAAGGGATCACCTACACCAAGACACCGGGCCGTATTGCCGGCGCGTTGATTGGCGGGGTTGCATGTTTGGTGCTGGGATTAGCTGGTGGGTTCCTGGTCGACACGGCTGGCCGTGCTGCGGATCAATTGCCGACTGAGATCAAGATCAATGATGAACAAACAGCGGCTTACGCACCATCATTGATGACTGACACAAAAGGATTTTCTGAAATTGTCACTGACTAA
- a CDS encoding histidine phosphatase family protein, giving the protein MKNIFVVTHAQATHHLDKIVGGWFDSSLTAHGQSQAIAIAKQLTQLVTAQSPTIISSDLKRALQTADIIAQHFNTTSTANPNLREISYGKAEGKPQAWLDAHWLPRPNDNRLDHRPIENAETTRELAQRIYECTTQLFSDPDIDNLILISHGYASTFIIANWIGLPLDNATHVHFNLSTASITHLQQDNHFKNHSVKSLNFTKHLRASETS; this is encoded by the coding sequence ATGAAAAATATCTTTGTCGTCACACATGCACAAGCAACCCATCATCTCGACAAAATTGTCGGCGGTTGGTTCGATTCTTCTCTCACCGCACACGGCCAATCTCAAGCCATCGCAATCGCCAAACAACTGACCCAACTAGTCACAGCCCAATCCCCAACCATCATCTCATCCGATCTTAAACGCGCTTTACAAACCGCGGACATCATCGCACAGCATTTCAATACCACATCCACAGCAAACCCCAACCTCCGGGAAATTAGCTACGGAAAAGCAGAAGGTAAACCGCAAGCATGGCTCGATGCTCATTGGCTTCCACGTCCAAATGACAATCGCCTAGATCATCGCCCAATCGAAAACGCTGAAACCACCCGTGAACTCGCGCAAAGAATCTACGAGTGTACGACCCAACTCTTTAGTGATCCAGACATCGACAACCTCATCCTTATCAGCCACGGTTACGCCAGCACCTTCATCATCGCCAACTGGATCGGTCTTCCACTCGATAACGCCACCCACGTCCATTTCAATCTTTCAACTGCCAGCATCACACATCTGCAACAAGACAACCACTTCAAAAACCACTCCGTCAAATCCCTCAATTTCACCAAACATCTACGAGCTAGCGAAACCTCATAA
- a CDS encoding TetR/AcrR family transcriptional regulator has translation MTQNSRREHLIDTAITLFQQRGYHATGIDKILAHAHVSKKTMYQHFRSKEELIYAALRKYDSQFRNSFMKEIKNRSHIPAEQLLILFDVAEDWFKADKFYGCMFISAVSEFATDDSTIRQICKQFKQLIHHYILTLAQEANLSNPNEIADELSLLLEGAIVTAQVSSKPNAAQTAKHIAKQLIQNQTK, from the coding sequence ATGACGCAAAACAGCAGACGAGAACATCTGATTGATACCGCCATCACGCTCTTCCAGCAGCGGGGCTATCACGCCACTGGCATCGATAAGATTCTCGCACACGCCCACGTCTCAAAAAAAACAATGTATCAACATTTCCGATCCAAAGAAGAACTCATCTATGCCGCGCTTAGAAAATATGATAGCCAGTTTCGTAACAGTTTCATGAAAGAAATCAAAAACCGCTCACATATCCCCGCTGAGCAACTCCTTATTCTTTTCGACGTTGCCGAAGATTGGTTCAAAGCCGACAAGTTTTATGGCTGCATGTTCATCTCCGCCGTAAGTGAGTTTGCCACCGACGATTCCACCATTCGGCAAATCTGCAAACAATTCAAACAGCTCATCCATCACTACATCCTCACCCTCGCTCAAGAAGCCAACCTCTCTAATCCTAATGAAATCGCCGATGAACTCAGCCTTCTCCTCGAGGGCGCTATCGTTACCGCGCAAGTATCAAGCAAACCCAATGCAGCACAAACCGCCAAGCATATCGCAAAGCAGCTCATCCAAAACCAAACTAAATAA
- a CDS encoding YHS domain-containing (seleno)protein, with protein sequence MRKLKIVMIAYLLLAVTSLVFAAKDEAVNTVGVEGYDLISYHDVNGPIVGNGNHVAVYDGTTYLFANDENKALFEKDPEKYIPAYGGFCAYGMANGYRFAADPMVWKMVDGKLYLNFSQKVQENWEDTLSENIEKANIAWDQIKDDGPDASVFGVQGYDLVSYLSGEPKRGSTAYLAKYKGVTYLFENRQNKSTFEKDPEKYLPAYGGYCAYGVSVGQKFVGDPMVWKIVDDKLYLNLDKKIQGVWSEDIPNNIKKADVEWKNLKNN encoded by the coding sequence ATGAGAAAGCTAAAAATTGTGATGATCGCGTATTTGTTGTTGGCAGTTACATCGCTTGTATTTGCAGCTAAAGATGAAGCGGTGAATACGGTTGGTGTCGAAGGTTATGATTTGATTTCGTACCATGATGTTAATGGGCCAATCGTAGGAAACGGGAATCACGTTGCGGTATATGATGGAACTACTTATCTATTTGCAAATGATGAGAATAAGGCTTTATTTGAGAAAGATCCGGAAAAATATATACCCGCGTATGGTGGATTTTGTGCGTATGGTATGGCGAATGGATATCGGTTTGCTGCAGATCCGATGGTTTGGAAGATGGTTGACGGGAAGCTGTATTTAAACTTTAGCCAAAAGGTGCAGGAGAACTGGGAGGATACACTTTCTGAGAATATAGAGAAGGCTAATATCGCTTGGGATCAGATTAAGGATGACGGACCCGACGCGAGTGTTTTTGGTGTGCAGGGATATGATTTGGTTTCATATCTATCAGGTGAGCCGAAACGTGGAAGTACGGCATATTTAGCGAAATATAAGGGCGTAACTTACCTGTTTGAAAACAGACAGAATAAGAGTACGTTTGAAAAGGATCCAGAGAAATACTTGCCTGCGTATGGCGGATATTGCGCGTATGGCGTTTCGGTCGGCCAAAAATTTGTGGGTGATCCAATGGTTTGGAAGATCGTTGACGACAAGCTGTATTTGAATCTTGACAAAAAGATTCAAGGCGTGTGGTCTGAAGATATCCCAAACAATATCAAGAAGGCTGATGTAGAATGGAAAAATCTGAAGAACAACTAA
- a CDS encoding HAD family hydrolase: MHHTLLLFDIDGTILDAKGAGGKAWSRTAKQHFGDDFTIKQVQFAGNLDSIIYRQTAEHNNITDHHQHHEAFKSAYLKALHEELNQHDVKSHAGIDELIAQLNHLAQTGAPIMLGLLTGNYTEGAHLKLQAVGIDPAWFAISACGDEAQSRPDLTLLAMQKYESLIGVKANPKRIIVIGDTPKDVDCAKAHDCYAFAVATGPFSVEDLLKSGADTAVSDLSDHTPLFNIMDRITTA, from the coding sequence ATGCACCACACTCTTCTCCTATTCGACATCGACGGCACAATCCTTGACGCAAAAGGCGCCGGCGGCAAAGCATGGTCCCGCACCGCCAAGCAACACTTCGGTGACGACTTCACTATTAAGCAAGTTCAATTCGCCGGCAACCTCGATTCCATCATCTACCGCCAAACCGCTGAACACAACAACATCACCGACCACCATCAGCATCACGAAGCTTTCAAGTCTGCATACCTCAAAGCACTTCATGAAGAACTCAATCAGCACGATGTAAAATCACATGCAGGCATCGACGAACTCATCGCTCAACTTAATCATCTCGCCCAGACCGGTGCCCCCATCATGCTCGGCCTCCTCACCGGCAACTACACCGAAGGCGCTCACCTCAAACTACAAGCCGTCGGCATCGACCCCGCATGGTTTGCGATCTCAGCCTGTGGCGACGAAGCTCAATCCCGTCCCGACCTCACGCTTCTTGCCATGCAAAAATACGAATCTCTCATCGGTGTTAAAGCCAACCCCAAACGCATCATCGTCATCGGCGACACCCCAAAAGATGTCGATTGCGCCAAAGCTCACGATTGCTACGCATTCGCCGTTGCCACTGGCCCATTCTCTGTCGAAGACCTCCTCAAATCCGGTGCCGACACCGCCGTCTCCGATCTCTCCGACCATACCCCGCTTTTCAATATCATGGACCGTATCACAACCGCTTAA